In the Candidatus Cloacimonas acidaminovorans str. Evry genome, one interval contains:
- a CDS encoding transglutaminase domain-containing protein, producing MKRPFIILFVLLSAILFAGERGLTVKEIEVSGEVISISSPVQSLIQVAPLRKAEKAEALKNWDTLQELNLNFRLPAKGQYGLQFIDLSQSVQPFGFPGCLSETAFQAVNKAPVWVQAELASILAELIPEKQTLWSNLILSAQDPYVDEICFCIANSSPQYLNSAYALPELFTENAQLLYSIAAELPYVEIMDTGTAISGGDYYSTTRYWKKNTSGEMQQVTVPRELYYWYIVHPKLTDEIPAYINPAIIENNSTHNNNIAPPPTGKFWRGYLYNLQEGDYPVLRDTLMQCQTLFNRDGTGNDAIRTIQWWINQQMSFTSNNERPHQPVRIITKHIGRCGEYADLTSAVARLSLIPCTSILSYSLDHTWNEFWDENWVAWEPVNGYIDIPLVYENGWGYAFGSVFEIRPDGLLTPVTDKYSEGVSTIIIQVTDTNQHPVDGARVILYIMQNSIHFDCEQYTDNNGIATFLVGDNLEYLTRVETNFGSFPEYAGSYLTLTNNSVAGETYQYIITIPNIMPVPDLEELPPPVDPVQDYQFAVSYYSEGYYITGVTLWDDIYSLGVHPLHYKYVESPAEVSFMVMDSDNILIWQLDNFGSGYSYSGPASEGTASFSIPLGSDWYAFMDNSLHHRNAVKINGGLLFQHTGTAVQDETIPNVLLQYSIYPNPFNKTTCLSLKADKDFKADISILNLKGQVVKSWQNTFIKQGNSDFYWDGKDNKGSDVSSGVYFWKVQSRETAFTNKILYLK from the coding sequence ATGAAAAGACCGTTTATTATTCTGTTTGTGCTTCTTAGCGCAATTCTTTTTGCTGGTGAGAGAGGGCTTACCGTTAAAGAAATTGAGGTTTCGGGAGAAGTGATTTCAATTTCCTCTCCCGTGCAATCACTAATTCAAGTAGCACCCTTAAGAAAGGCGGAAAAAGCTGAGGCACTTAAAAATTGGGATACATTACAGGAATTGAATTTGAACTTTCGTCTTCCGGCAAAAGGACAATATGGTTTGCAGTTTATAGACCTTTCTCAGAGTGTTCAGCCCTTTGGTTTCCCGGGATGTCTTTCGGAAACAGCATTTCAGGCAGTTAATAAAGCTCCAGTTTGGGTGCAGGCGGAGTTAGCATCCATTTTAGCAGAACTAATACCTGAAAAACAAACACTTTGGTCAAATCTGATTCTTTCCGCGCAAGACCCTTATGTGGATGAAATATGTTTTTGTATTGCTAATTCTTCGCCTCAGTATTTAAATTCTGCTTATGCTTTACCGGAGCTTTTTACGGAAAATGCGCAATTGCTTTATTCTATCGCTGCGGAGTTGCCTTATGTGGAAATTATGGATACTGGGACTGCCATCAGCGGAGGAGATTATTATTCCACAACCCGTTATTGGAAGAAAAATACTTCGGGTGAAATGCAACAAGTTACGGTTCCCAGAGAACTTTACTACTGGTATATTGTTCATCCCAAGCTGACAGATGAAATTCCTGCTTATATCAATCCCGCTATTATAGAAAACAATTCAACGCATAACAACAATATAGCTCCTCCACCTACGGGTAAATTCTGGCGTGGATATCTGTATAATCTTCAGGAAGGTGATTATCCCGTTCTCCGAGATACTTTAATGCAATGTCAGACACTTTTCAATCGTGACGGAACCGGAAATGATGCCATCCGCACAATTCAATGGTGGATAAATCAACAAATGAGCTTTACTTCCAATAATGAAAGACCTCATCAGCCCGTGAGAATTATTACTAAACACATAGGACGCTGTGGAGAATATGCCGATTTAACTTCAGCCGTAGCGCGTTTATCCTTAATTCCCTGCACCAGTATTTTATCCTATTCTTTAGACCATACCTGGAATGAATTTTGGGACGAAAATTGGGTTGCCTGGGAACCGGTAAATGGTTACATAGATATTCCTTTAGTATATGAAAATGGCTGGGGTTATGCCTTCGGCAGTGTGTTTGAAATCCGTCCTGATGGACTTTTAACCCCTGTAACGGATAAATATTCTGAGGGGGTTTCTACCATCATTATTCAGGTTACAGATACCAATCAACATCCTGTAGACGGAGCCAGAGTAATTTTATATATTATGCAAAACAGCATTCATTTTGACTGTGAACAATATACCGATAATAATGGAATCGCTACTTTCTTGGTAGGAGACAACTTGGAATATCTTACGAGGGTGGAAACCAATTTTGGTTCATTTCCTGAATATGCTGGAAGTTATCTGACATTAACTAACAATTCTGTAGCGGGGGAAACCTATCAGTATATTATAACAATTCCCAATATAATGCCGGTTCCGGATTTAGAAGAATTGCCACCTCCCGTTGATCCTGTTCAGGATTATCAATTTGCCGTATCTTACTATAGTGAAGGATATTACATTACAGGGGTTACTTTATGGGATGATATTTATTCTTTGGGAGTGCATCCTCTGCACTATAAATATGTGGAATCTCCTGCAGAGGTATCCTTTATGGTAATGGATAGTGATAATATTCTTATTTGGCAACTGGATAATTTTGGCTCCGGTTACAGTTATTCAGGTCCTGCATCCGAGGGAACAGCATCTTTCAGTATCCCTCTTGGCTCGGATTGGTATGCCTTTATGGATAATTCATTACACCATCGTAATGCTGTAAAAATCAATGGAGGACTGCTTTTTCAACATACCGGAACGGCTGTTCAGGATGAAACAATACCTAATGTTTTACTACAATATTCCATCTATCCTAATCCTTTTAACAAAACAACCTGCTTATCCCTGAAGGCAGATAAAGATTTTAAGGCAGATATTTCTATCCTGAACCTGAAAGGACAGGTAGTTAAATCCTGGCAAAATACATTCATTAAACAGGGAAACTCCGATTTTTACTGGGATGGAAAAGATAATAAGGGCTCGGATGTAAGCTCCGGAGTTTATTTCTGGAAAGTCCAAAGCAGAGAAACCGCTTTTACTAATAAGATACTTTACCTGAAATAG
- a CDS encoding SUMF1/EgtB/PvdO family nonheme iron enzyme: MKQAVIIMLLLITCLSPLWGMRKALVIGNANYNEQVLRNSINDASDVYNALKGLGFSASLFTDLNREGFFRAVGEFVSTLTPSDEVVFFYSGHAAQIEGKNYLIPVNEYIDSATRCAYLSYDTSMLLDELSRAAISIVILDACRDNPFAFSRSIRSGLAPMTVSAGSQCVIFATEQGRTASDGEGRNSPFTESLLANITTPGIKITDLIQRVSNEVAIKTQERQIPYSTGTLRQDFYFVKAEPVTPISPVIPPSIPQERKPVVSPSYGSIKVKTSFGGDLYIDGEFSQSLFAGDQPIIKDIAVGVYELKLVSPKETIIRLANVNKNQTTMIDFDAPDSYREEPKKIPEQQIIIPEQQIPHSEKQSIELNSLTPLSPITKKVSVGTGALTIESPLAGDLYLGGDFIGKLTAKTSKKFSNVQAGSYTLEVMHQNSFCRKEIRIYNKDNLKVTLSQTEFSKYPDGFQYISGGTFQMGTQFLNRSEDERPRHEVQILPFLMKKTEVEQKLWTDVMGYNPSEIKGDSYPVTNVSFYEAVQFCNALSILNGLTPCYKIDKSKTDPNNLCNLDTLRYIISCNWNASGYRLPTEAEWEYASRCGDNYNKLQFSGSNDANDVAWNSKNSENKIHPVATKNPNQWGFYDLSGNVFEWCWDYYDIYKKDKKVHPKGAEKGVYRIARGGSFNGDIDACSSTARGGFAPNFKGNNLGFRIVRNVH; the protein is encoded by the coding sequence GTGAAACAGGCGGTTATTATTATGCTTCTGCTTATCACTTGTTTAAGCCCTTTATGGGGTATGCGTAAAGCATTAGTAATTGGAAATGCCAATTACAATGAGCAGGTTTTGCGCAATTCAATAAATGATGCTTCAGATGTGTATAATGCTCTTAAAGGGTTAGGGTTTAGCGCTTCTTTATTTACTGACCTCAATCGGGAAGGTTTTTTTAGGGCAGTTGGTGAATTTGTTTCTACACTTACTCCTTCCGATGAAGTGGTCTTTTTTTATAGTGGCCACGCTGCCCAAATTGAAGGTAAGAATTATCTTATTCCGGTGAATGAATATATTGATTCAGCAACGCGTTGTGCTTATCTTTCTTATGATACTTCAATGCTTTTGGATGAATTGAGCAGAGCGGCTATAAGCATTGTAATTTTAGATGCCTGCCGAGATAATCCTTTTGCTTTTTCGCGTTCCATTAGAAGCGGTTTAGCCCCAATGACAGTTTCCGCCGGCTCTCAATGTGTAATTTTTGCTACGGAACAAGGAAGAACTGCCTCTGATGGAGAAGGTAGAAATAGTCCTTTCACGGAATCCTTGCTCGCCAATATTACAACTCCGGGGATTAAAATTACTGATCTTATTCAAAGGGTCAGTAACGAAGTAGCGATTAAAACCCAAGAACGGCAAATTCCCTATAGCACAGGAACTTTAAGGCAGGATTTCTATTTTGTAAAGGCAGAACCTGTTACACCCATTTCTCCTGTTATTCCTCCTTCTATTCCTCAAGAGCGCAAACCTGTTGTTTCTCCAAGTTATGGCAGTATAAAAGTTAAAACCTCTTTTGGCGGGGACTTGTATATAGATGGTGAATTCAGCCAAAGTTTGTTTGCAGGAGACCAGCCCATTATCAAAGATATAGCGGTTGGAGTTTATGAACTGAAATTGGTTAGTCCGAAGGAAACAATTATCCGTTTAGCTAATGTTAATAAAAATCAGACCACAATGATTGATTTTGATGCTCCCGATTCTTATAGAGAAGAACCTAAAAAAATACCGGAGCAGCAAATAATTATTCCCGAACAGCAAATTCCGCATTCCGAAAAACAATCTATAGAGCTCAATTCCTTAACTCCACTATCACCTATAACCAAAAAAGTGTCAGTGGGCACAGGTGCTTTAACCATAGAAAGTCCTCTTGCTGGAGACCTTTATTTGGGAGGTGATTTTATTGGCAAACTGACAGCAAAAACCTCTAAAAAGTTCTCTAATGTCCAAGCTGGTTCTTACACTTTGGAAGTAATGCACCAAAATTCTTTCTGTCGTAAGGAAATTAGAATTTATAACAAGGATAACCTGAAAGTAACTCTTTCCCAAACTGAGTTTTCCAAGTATCCTGATGGTTTCCAATATATTTCCGGCGGAACTTTTCAGATGGGAACTCAATTTCTGAATCGCAGTGAAGATGAACGTCCCCGTCATGAAGTGCAAATCCTTCCTTTCCTGATGAAAAAAACGGAAGTGGAACAAAAATTATGGACTGATGTAATGGGCTATAACCCTTCGGAAATTAAAGGCGATAGTTATCCTGTTACCAATGTTTCCTTTTATGAAGCAGTGCAATTTTGCAATGCTCTAAGTATTTTAAACGGGTTAACCCCTTGTTATAAAATAGATAAATCCAAAACTGATCCTAACAATCTCTGCAATTTAGATACTTTGCGTTATATCATTTCCTGCAACTGGAATGCCTCAGGTTACCGTTTACCTACTGAAGCAGAATGGGAATATGCATCTCGTTGCGGAGATAACTATAACAAGTTACAATTTTCCGGAAGCAACGATGCCAATGATGTCGCCTGGAATAGTAAAAACAGCGAAAACAAAATACATCCGGTGGCTACTAAAAATCCAAATCAATGGGGCTTTTATGACCTCAGCGGAAATGTATTTGAATGGTGTTGGGATTATTATGACATCTACAAAAAAGATAAAAAGGTTCATCCCAAAGGAGCGGAAAAAGGAGTTTATCGCATTGCCAGAGGCGGAAGTTTTAATGGCGATATAGATGCCTGTTCTTCTACTGCCCGAGGTGGTTTTGCTCCCAATTTTAAAGGAAACAATCTGGGCTTTCGTATAGTCCGCAATGTTCATTAG